From a region of the Oryzias melastigma strain HK-1 linkage group LG4, ASM292280v2, whole genome shotgun sequence genome:
- the her6 gene encoding hairy-related 6, with product MPADMMEKNSSSPVAATPASMNTTPDKPKTASEHRKSSKPIMEKRRRARINESLGQLKTLILDALKKDSSRHSKLEKADILEMTVKHLRNLQRAQMTAALNTDPSVLGKYRAGFSECMNEVTRFLSTCEGVNTEVRTRLLGHLASCMTQINAMNYPSQHQHQHQLPSTAGPTHPSFSQPMVQIPNSSPQVLPMNPASCKGGSSPPTDATKVYGGFQIVPATDGQFAFLIPNAAFAPNGPVIPVYANNVSTPVSVPAAVSPGAPSGTTDSVWRPW from the exons CCTGACAAACCCAAGACAGCCTCGGAGCACAGAAAG TCCTCGAAGCCGATCATGGAAAAGAGGAGAAGAGCGAGGATCAACGAGAGCTTGGGTCAGCTGAAAACGCTCATCCTGGATGCCCTCAAAAAAGAT AGCTCCAGACACTCCAAGCTGGAGAAGGCGGACATCCTGGAGATGACGGTGAAGCATCTCCGGAACCTCCAGAGGGCTCAGATGACCG CTGCTCTGAACACCGACCCCTCTGTTTTGGGGAAATATCGCGCCGGATTCAGCGAGTGCATGAATGAAGTCACCCGCTTCCTGTCCACGTGCGAGGGGGTCAACACCGAAGTGAGGACGCGGCTGCTCGGCCACCTGGCCAGCTGCATGACCCAGATCAACGCCATGAACTATCCCAGCCAGCATCAGCACCAGCATCAGCTCCCATCCACCGCGGGGCCGACGCACCCGTCCTTCAGCCAGCCCATGGTGCAGATCCCCAACTCCTCCCCACAGGTGCTCCCCATGAACCCGGCGTCCTGCAAGGGCGGCTCCTCGCCGCCCACGGACGCCACCAAAGTCTACGGCGGCTTCCAGATCGTGCCGGCCACAGACGGACAGTTCGCCTTCCTCATTCCAAACGCGGCGTTCGCGCCGAACGGCCCCGTTATCCCCGTGTACGCAAACAACGTCAGCACGCCGGTGTCTGTCCCGGCTGCCGTGTCCCCGGGAGCCCCGTCAGGAACCACGGATTCAGTGTGGAGACCGTGGTGA